One region of Gilliamella sp. ESL0405 genomic DNA includes:
- the deoC gene encoding deoxyribose-phosphate aldolase — protein MKKYSLAQLSRLIDHTNLKADATPTMMEKLCLEAKNYHFKMVAINQVQSKLCASLLQGSDVGIGAAIAFPLGQTTIEAKCFETQNAIDNGATEIDYVINLTQLKIGNLAYIEDEMSQIVAICRKHQVISKVIFENCYLTDAEKIALCQIAVKVKPDFIKTSTGFAPTGATVEDVKLMKQHAGDTVKVKAAGGIRDANTFIKMLEAGAERIGTSSGIAIIEAVKQTLLDSHQQTIDVQCMK, from the coding sequence ATGAAAAAATATTCTTTAGCGCAGTTAAGCCGATTAATCGATCACACCAATTTAAAAGCCGATGCCACACCAACAATGATGGAAAAACTTTGCCTTGAAGCAAAAAACTATCATTTTAAAATGGTGGCAATTAATCAAGTACAGTCAAAGCTTTGTGCCAGTTTGTTGCAGGGCAGTGATGTCGGTATCGGGGCGGCAATTGCTTTTCCTTTGGGGCAAACGACAATTGAAGCAAAATGTTTTGAAACCCAAAATGCCATTGATAATGGAGCTACCGAAATTGACTATGTGATTAATCTTACTCAATTGAAAATCGGTAATTTAGCTTATATTGAAGATGAAATGTCGCAAATTGTAGCGATTTGTCGCAAACATCAAGTTATTTCAAAAGTGATTTTTGAAAATTGCTACTTAACCGATGCCGAAAAAATTGCCCTGTGCCAGATTGCGGTTAAAGTAAAACCGGATTTTATTAAAACCTCAACCGGTTTTGCCCCAACCGGTGCAACGGTTGAAGATGTGAAACTGATGAAACAGCATGCCGGGGATACAGTCAAAGTAAAAGCTGCCGGTGGAATTCGGGATGCCAATACGTTTATTAAAATGCTGGAGGCTGGGGCGGAGCGAATTGGGACCAGTTCCGGCATCGCCATTATTGAAGCTGTCAAACAAACATTGCTTGACAGTCATCAACAAACGATTGATGTACAGTGCATGAAGTAA
- a CDS encoding GntR family transcriptional regulator → MSLYNLSDAIIMNPINKTPRHLIIQQDLLKKIQSGQYPQGQLIPKECELTDIYQVSRPTVRQAIQHLVNEGYLERRKRRGTIVKQQKINQEFTHIIESYDSEMNRKGLQPKTQVLTFKIDKATCEIATNLQIDENDEVYKLVRLRYAENKPIVLVTTYLPVARLPNFLDHDFTQEKLYSALEKMNYPILQIRRKLEVIKADETTSDLLDIEEGDPIFYFHSTAFSQERLAIEYSISKYRGDINSFIFELNH, encoded by the coding sequence ATGTCGTTATATAATTTATCCGACGCTATCATTATGAATCCTATTAATAAAACGCCACGTCATCTGATTATTCAACAAGATTTATTAAAAAAAATTCAGTCAGGTCAATATCCTCAAGGGCAATTAATTCCCAAAGAGTGTGAGCTAACCGATATTTATCAAGTCAGCCGCCCGACTGTCCGGCAAGCAATTCAACACTTAGTTAATGAAGGCTATTTAGAACGACGAAAACGACGAGGCACAATCGTTAAGCAACAGAAGATAAATCAAGAATTTACTCATATTATTGAAAGTTATGATTCTGAAATGAATCGCAAAGGCTTACAACCCAAAACACAAGTGCTAACCTTCAAAATAGATAAAGCCACTTGCGAAATCGCAACCAATTTGCAAATTGATGAAAACGATGAGGTTTATAAACTCGTCCGCCTGCGTTATGCCGAAAATAAACCAATTGTGCTCGTTACCACCTATTTACCGGTTGCACGGTTACCCAATTTTCTTGATCACGATTTCACCCAAGAAAAGCTTTATAGCGCATTGGAAAAGATGAACTACCCGATATTGCAAATTCGCCGTAAATTAGAGGTTATTAAAGCCGATGAAACCACCAGTGACTTGTTAGATATTGAAGAAGGCGATCCGATTTTTTATTTTCACTCAACCGCCTTCAGCCAAGAACGACTAGCAATTGAATATTCAATTTCCAAATATCGGGGCGATATTAACTCTTTTATTTTTGAATTAAATCATTAA
- a CDS encoding PTS sugar transporter subunit IIA has protein sequence MKIVVTSHGNLCEGILSSYQMIAGDSACFIAVKLDESGIGDFSARLTQTLDQLLTEQNGVIVLSDIVGGTPYNETLRYALAHPDRVFLIAGLNLPMLIQAGTALEEAGDIQAAVQSIVEVAQSAVTLAKTAIDSDDSLDF, from the coding sequence ATGAAGATAGTAGTCACGTCACACGGAAATTTGTGCGAAGGGATTTTATCCAGCTACCAAATGATAGCGGGCGATAGCGCCTGTTTTATTGCGGTCAAACTCGATGAATCCGGCATTGGTGATTTTTCGGCAAGATTAACCCAAACCCTAGACCAATTATTAACGGAGCAAAATGGGGTTATCGTTTTAAGTGACATCGTAGGCGGTACGCCCTATAACGAAACGTTACGTTATGCATTAGCTCATCCGGATCGGGTGTTTCTTATTGCCGGTTTGAATTTACCGATGTTGATTCAGGCAGGGACAGCGTTAGAAGAGGCTGGCGATATTCAAGCGGCAGTTCAATCGATTGTCGAGGTAGCACAAAGTGCGGTAACACTTGCTAAAACGGCAATCGATAGTGATGACAGTTTAGATTTTTAA
- a CDS encoding ATP-dependent endonuclease — protein MYISKVSLVNYRNFKNAKVILNKGINTIIGENASGKTNLFRAIRLLLDDSLLSSAYKLNENDFNRELGNDWRGHWIIISIEFKDVSNDEGIQALFSHGAENIDSPDRATYNLFFRPNKSIRYKLSKLQEGDQDSLKELLNNISVENDYEVYFTGRSTVDFNDPETYLELVGDFYNVIFPEHIDDSKFGAKIPHQLSISKDLSFTFIQALRDVVSDFHSNKNNPLLTLMKHQSEKLDTSVYVPISGKIQELNQEIEALEKVKEVREDIKSTLLDTTGVTYTPKSLSIKSGISDEAEKMLQSLKLYIGETSEDFEGGIHELSLGGANLIFLTLKLLEFKYQRAKETLANFLIIEEPEAHIHNHIQKTLFDRINYSDTQIIYSTHSTQISEVSNVKNMNILSRKGVSTEIYQPSHKLEDKNITQIQRYLDIVRSNLLFAKGVILVEGDAEEIIIPILVKQVFGISLDELGISLINIGSTGFQNVAQLFHNDRIQRKCAIITDLDAAICDVNIIEDDSDKKKKYKNRVKRSAKKGIERKKKLDAFINGNHWLRAYYAEHTFEVDFTKASELNKKAISGLVEQIYTDEDTKQLSLTEITSGKIAVYGKRVLTMANQVGKGWFAIMVGGIIDYRTIIPNYILDAVVFAKDEYSPKVIAQIIRYRLKQLEISENDINNLLTAYLEDNNLKKIIHKLKITIPEDQLINFFEKINKNV, from the coding sequence ATGTATATATCGAAAGTAAGTTTAGTCAATTATAGAAATTTTAAAAATGCTAAGGTGATTTTAAATAAAGGAATTAATACCATAATTGGTGAAAATGCATCAGGTAAAACGAATTTATTTAGAGCTATACGATTACTATTGGATGATTCGCTATTATCTTCAGCTTATAAATTAAATGAAAATGATTTCAATAGAGAATTAGGAAATGATTGGCGTGGGCATTGGATTATTATCAGTATTGAATTTAAGGATGTGAGTAATGATGAAGGTATTCAGGCTTTATTTTCTCATGGTGCTGAAAATATCGACTCTCCAGATAGAGCAACTTACAATCTATTTTTTAGGCCTAATAAAAGTATTAGATATAAATTATCAAAGTTGCAAGAAGGTGATCAAGATTCACTTAAAGAATTATTAAATAATATATCAGTCGAAAATGACTATGAAGTATATTTTACGGGCAGAAGCACTGTCGATTTTAATGATCCAGAAACCTATCTAGAACTAGTTGGTGACTTTTATAATGTGATTTTTCCCGAACACATTGATGACTCGAAATTTGGCGCTAAGATTCCACATCAACTGTCTATCTCTAAGGATTTATCTTTTACATTTATTCAAGCATTAAGAGATGTAGTTAGTGATTTTCATAGTAATAAAAATAATCCATTATTAACTTTAATGAAGCATCAAAGTGAGAAATTAGATACGTCTGTATATGTTCCAATCAGTGGGAAAATACAAGAGTTAAATCAAGAAATTGAAGCGTTAGAGAAGGTTAAAGAAGTTAGAGAAGATATCAAATCTACACTATTAGATACTACAGGAGTAACTTATACCCCCAAATCTTTATCAATTAAATCAGGTATTTCAGATGAAGCAGAGAAGATGTTACAGTCTTTAAAATTGTATATTGGTGAGACATCTGAGGATTTTGAAGGTGGAATTCACGAATTAAGCCTAGGTGGAGCTAACCTGATATTTTTGACTTTGAAGCTACTAGAATTTAAATATCAGAGAGCCAAAGAGACTTTGGCTAATTTTTTGATAATAGAAGAGCCTGAAGCACATATTCATAACCATATACAAAAAACACTTTTTGACCGTATTAATTATTCCGATACCCAAATTATTTATTCAACACATTCAACACAAATATCAGAAGTGAGCAATGTGAAGAATATGAATATATTGTCTAGAAAGGGTGTTTCAACAGAGATATATCAACCATCACATAAATTAGAAGATAAAAATATTACTCAGATTCAAAGATATCTAGATATAGTCCGTTCCAATTTATTGTTTGCTAAAGGAGTTATTTTAGTAGAGGGAGATGCAGAAGAGATCATTATCCCTATTTTAGTAAAACAAGTTTTTGGTATTAGTTTAGATGAGCTAGGAATTAGTTTAATCAATATTGGTAGTACAGGGTTTCAAAATGTAGCTCAGTTATTTCACAATGATCGTATTCAAAGAAAGTGTGCAATTATAACCGATTTAGATGCAGCTATTTGTGATGTCAATATTATTGAAGATGATAGCGATAAAAAGAAAAAATATAAAAATAGGGTAAAGCGCTCAGCAAAGAAAGGTATCGAGCGTAAAAAAAAATTAGATGCTTTTATTAATGGTAATCATTGGTTGAGAGCTTATTATGCGGAACATACTTTTGAGGTGGATTTTACTAAAGCAAGCGAGTTAAATAAAAAGGCAATATCTGGTTTGGTTGAGCAAATTTATACTGATGAAGATACAAAACAATTGTCTCTAACGGAAATTACCTCAGGTAAAATAGCTGTCTATGGAAAAAGAGTTCTAACCATGGCAAATCAAGTTGGTAAAGGATGGTTTGCAATTATGGTAGGAGGAATAATAGACTATAGAACTATAATTCCAAATTATATATTAGATGCTGTAGTCTTTGCTAAAGATGAATATTCACCAAAAGTGATAGCACAAATAATTCGATATAGATTAAAGCAATTAGAGATATCCGAGAACGATATTAACAATCTGCTGACAGCGTATCTTGAGGATAATAATTTGAAAAAGATAATTCATAAGTTAAAGATTACTATTCCAGAGGATCAGTTGATTAATTTTTTCGAGAAGATAAATAAAAATGTTTAG
- a CDS encoding 3'-5' exonuclease, giving the protein MFNINFQELSLTMNFRSSSRIVNYFENYKISSNTICAAGIHRDYPSLITYNKSVKLDNLLDEVERLILLNINEKKILPTEICIAAPQWVCVSALTRKLIAKMPDYSFNGPGIAPFSRDIENFWYKLTKIFLTEPSPDMYLKRLRWSKEILEQLNLHGMHIVDLTPKQLLKVCNSLDIVETRGISFLERSFKQFCLRLGLNISVFPILLEQQEAFIKSAYNRLDKLRNEGITDADTTYNFKKIFRQKDGITVSTIHGIKGEEYDVVIAIALLNDYVPHFADHDSLKEENAKKILYVLSSRARKNLHLISERMRSPNCKYAPNGKSPTPQLENYAFEYDEF; this is encoded by the coding sequence TTGTTTAATATTAATTTTCAAGAACTTAGTTTAACTATGAACTTTCGTTCTTCTTCACGGATTGTGAATTATTTTGAAAATTATAAAATTTCTTCAAATACAATTTGTGCAGCAGGAATTCATAGAGACTACCCGAGCTTAATTACTTACAATAAATCAGTCAAGCTAGATAATTTATTAGATGAAGTAGAAAGACTGATTTTATTAAATATTAATGAAAAGAAAATCTTACCTACAGAGATTTGTATTGCTGCTCCACAATGGGTATGTGTTTCAGCTCTAACCCGAAAATTAATAGCGAAAATGCCTGACTATAGTTTTAATGGACCAGGAATAGCCCCATTTTCTAGAGATATTGAAAATTTTTGGTACAAGTTAACAAAAATTTTTTTAACAGAACCATCCCCTGATATGTATCTGAAGCGTTTAAGATGGTCTAAAGAAATACTTGAGCAGTTAAATCTACATGGGATGCATATTGTAGATTTAACCCCAAAGCAATTACTTAAGGTTTGTAATTCACTAGACATAGTTGAGACTAGAGGAATAAGCTTTTTGGAGAGAAGTTTTAAACAATTTTGTTTAAGGTTAGGCTTGAATATTAGTGTATTCCCAATTTTGTTGGAGCAACAAGAAGCATTTATTAAAAGTGCTTATAATAGATTGGATAAATTGCGTAATGAAGGCATTACAGATGCTGATACAACATATAATTTTAAAAAAATATTTAGACAAAAAGATGGGATTACAGTTTCTACGATACATGGAATAAAAGGTGAGGAGTATGATGTTGTTATTGCTATAGCTCTTTTAAATGATTATGTACCGCATTTTGCTGATCATGATTCACTAAAAGAGGAAAATGCAAAAAAGATACTCTATGTGCTTTCATCTAGAGCAAGAAAAAATTTACATTTAATTTCAGAAAGAATGAGAAGCCCTAATTGCAAGTATGCTCCAAATGGTAAATCTCCCACGCCTCAACTAGAGAATTACGCTTTTGAATATGATGAATTTTAA
- a CDS encoding PTS sugar transporter subunit IIC, with protein sequence METILFIPALLTAIFCYLGAIESPWLFGMSGGFYVVGRPLVAGLLVGFAFGDIQSGVACGLAVQAVFIANLSTGGATNSEITYAAYGGIGLALATTKEPAVAVTLSVLIGQTFGLIFYNTRMALYSFWNNKAQQAAQNNNPRGIVLNHLIYPQITTFLIRAVPIFLAIFYGSGLVDWLLSHVPEVITKIISVLGGVLPALGIAMLMNIVIKSKIQLIFFFAGFVLLAFAGLSMIALVFISALVAYLYYMATNKPAVANNNPANDTNSDIFEDDDLF encoded by the coding sequence ATGGAAACGATACTTTTTATTCCTGCCCTACTAACCGCCATTTTTTGCTACTTAGGCGCCATTGAATCCCCATGGCTTTTTGGGATGTCCGGTGGCTTTTATGTGGTAGGTAGACCACTGGTTGCCGGCTTACTTGTTGGCTTTGCCTTTGGGGATATTCAATCTGGGGTGGCGTGTGGCTTAGCGGTGCAGGCGGTGTTTATTGCTAATCTATCCACCGGCGGCGCCACCAACAGTGAAATTACCTACGCCGCTTATGGCGGTATTGGTTTAGCGTTAGCCACCACGAAAGAGCCGGCGGTTGCCGTCACATTATCGGTACTTATCGGACAGACTTTTGGTTTGATATTTTATAATACCCGCATGGCGCTTTATTCGTTTTGGAACAACAAAGCGCAACAAGCAGCACAAAACAATAATCCTCGAGGTATTGTGCTAAATCATCTTATCTATCCGCAAATTACCACCTTTTTGATTCGAGCCGTGCCGATATTTTTAGCTATTTTTTACGGTTCGGGTTTAGTTGACTGGTTATTAAGTCATGTACCGGAAGTTATCACCAAAATCATCTCAGTTTTAGGTGGCGTATTGCCGGCGCTGGGCATTGCGATGCTGATGAATATCGTCATTAAATCTAAAATTCAGTTAATTTTCTTCTTTGCCGGTTTTGTGTTACTGGCGTTTGCAGGCTTAAGCATGATCGCATTGGTGTTTATTTCCGCTTTGGTCGCTTACCTGTATTACATGGCAACTAACAAGCCAGCGGTTGCCAATAATAACCCAGCAAATGATACAAATTCAGACATATTTGAAGATGATGATCTGTTTTAA
- a CDS encoding carbohydrate porin — MKKIVMISLIGISSMANAAIEWDTPQGQLKLYGDVEINVDAASSKQQLSSLKETADKKNKPSDKDHWDINGRILIGLDGYREINDKNFAGFVVQPLADLGGDMNLDDAAFYFGQKNEWNIKIGRFEAYDMFPLGQDTFLEYSGNTANDLYEDGFGYIYMMKEGRGRSKNGGSIALNKPFLDNFNFQLNTLVNNGEKMFNKSTYHGYQIDKKKNVVYLRPVLSWKNDHFSTAIAAETNVVKNAYGYHDSDGKFHDQSKRTGYGATISWNSEGDWDAANKGLKINTSFAFMNAQDEKDMTIGTDIVWEKLGLGYYFANNDIKKFNPENHIKDGHINNKGKYKIHTVNASYLIDNVLDMDNFNLYLGTYWSILDRSKSHGDNTDDRYGARVRFKYFF, encoded by the coding sequence ATGAAAAAAATAGTCATGATTAGCTTAATTGGTATAAGTTCAATGGCAAATGCCGCAATCGAGTGGGATACCCCACAAGGGCAACTAAAATTATATGGCGATGTTGAGATTAATGTTGATGCCGCCAGCAGTAAACAACAGCTAAGCTCGTTAAAAGAGACCGCCGATAAAAAGAATAAACCGTCTGATAAAGATCACTGGGATATCAATGGACGTATCTTAATCGGCTTAGACGGTTACCGTGAAATTAACGATAAAAACTTTGCCGGCTTTGTTGTTCAGCCACTTGCCGATCTGGGTGGCGATATGAATCTGGATGATGCGGCTTTCTATTTTGGGCAAAAAAATGAGTGGAATATCAAAATCGGTCGCTTTGAAGCTTATGATATGTTCCCGCTTGGGCAAGATACCTTTTTGGAGTATTCGGGTAATACCGCCAATGACTTATATGAAGACGGCTTTGGTTACATATACATGATGAAAGAGGGACGAGGACGCAGTAAAAATGGCGGCAGTATTGCGTTAAATAAACCGTTTCTCGATAACTTCAATTTTCAATTAAACACCTTAGTTAACAATGGCGAGAAGATGTTTAACAAATCAACGTATCATGGTTATCAGATCGATAAAAAGAAAAACGTTGTCTACTTGCGGCCGGTTTTATCGTGGAAAAATGACCATTTTTCAACGGCAATAGCCGCCGAAACCAATGTCGTTAAAAATGCTTATGGTTATCACGACAGTGACGGCAAGTTTCACGATCAGTCGAAACGAACAGGATATGGCGCAACCATTTCATGGAACAGTGAAGGTGATTGGGATGCCGCTAATAAAGGGCTTAAAATCAATACCAGCTTTGCTTTTATGAACGCCCAGGATGAAAAAGATATGACAATCGGTACCGATATCGTTTGGGAAAAACTGGGGCTTGGCTACTATTTTGCCAATAACGATATCAAAAAATTCAATCCGGAAAACCATATCAAAGACGGTCATATCAACAATAAAGGCAAATATAAGATCCACACCGTCAATGCCTCTTATTTGATTGATAATGTGTTAGACATGGACAACTTCAACCTGTATTTAGGGACTTACTGGTCAATATTAGACAGAAGTAAATCGCATGGTGACAACACCGATGACCGCTACGGGGCACGAGTCAGATTTAAATATTTCTTCTAA
- a CDS encoding PTS sugar transporter subunit IIB, whose amino-acid sequence MTITLTRVDDRVIHGQIMTRWTKVRPVDGILVVGDNIAADELRKRVLKAAAGNLKIGIYTVAQGVDKIQQGMESTKNFFLISDSPQTFEKLLKAGAKLNPTLNIGCMNTRAGAKVLGRTVAIDQNDYQAFDYLESHGITLEFQLLPDDEPKSWSVMKKRYDTL is encoded by the coding sequence ATGACAATTACATTAACCCGAGTCGATGATCGTGTTATTCATGGTCAAATTATGACACGTTGGACTAAAGTGAGACCGGTCGACGGCATACTGGTTGTAGGTGACAATATTGCCGCCGATGAGTTACGCAAAAGGGTATTAAAAGCCGCTGCCGGTAATTTGAAAATTGGTATTTATACCGTCGCCCAAGGGGTTGATAAGATTCAGCAAGGCATGGAATCAACGAAAAATTTTTTTCTAATCAGCGATTCGCCGCAAACGTTTGAAAAACTCCTTAAAGCAGGTGCAAAACTCAATCCCACACTCAATATCGGCTGTATGAATACTCGAGCCGGCGCTAAGGTACTCGGTCGAACGGTTGCTATTGATCAAAATGACTACCAAGCTTTTGACTATCTGGAAAGCCACGGTATCACGCTCGAATTTCAACTGTTACCGGATGACGAACCGAAAAGCTGGTCGGTGATGAAAAAACGATATGACACCTTATGA
- the manA gene encoding mannose-6-phosphate isomerase, class I: MDRTIWKLENTIKYYDWGSKDAITKLFGIKNPTDKPMAEVWMGDHPLGSSIAIDKAHQPIKLDKLIENSPLETLGETTFKTFAGLPFLFKILSASKALSIQVHPTQASAKLGFEKENQFGIALNSPNRNYKDANHKPELIYALTPFKAMRSFRPIAQIVALFEQLALPSLSEQVAQLKNSPCPEQLKCFFQFLLTLAGDNKQTVISELLSSITLLTKEPFITIKQLAKDFPGDIGIIMPLLLNIIELKPGQAMFLAAQTPHAYLSGTGLELMANSDNVLRAGLTHKHIDITELINNTSFVSAQADQLLIQPVINQNKIDYPVPVKDFKFEIIQSDNQTRKDQVSSPQILLCLHGVVSLSTASDTITLAKGESAFIAYQAQQYTYQGEGILAKAFN, encoded by the coding sequence ATGGATAGAACAATATGGAAACTGGAAAATACAATTAAATATTACGATTGGGGTAGTAAGGATGCGATAACCAAACTATTTGGCATCAAAAATCCTACCGATAAACCCATGGCCGAAGTCTGGATGGGAGATCACCCGTTGGGAAGCTCGATAGCTATCGACAAAGCGCATCAGCCTATCAAGCTCGATAAACTCATCGAAAACTCACCACTTGAGACACTGGGTGAAACAACGTTTAAAACCTTTGCCGGTCTGCCCTTCTTATTTAAAATTCTCTCGGCAAGCAAAGCACTATCGATTCAAGTGCATCCAACACAAGCCAGTGCCAAATTAGGGTTTGAAAAAGAGAACCAATTCGGTATCGCCCTCAATTCACCTAATCGCAACTACAAAGATGCCAATCATAAACCGGAGTTAATTTATGCCTTAACCCCGTTTAAAGCGATGCGTTCATTTCGACCGATTGCGCAAATAGTGGCGCTGTTTGAGCAACTCGCTCTGCCGTCTTTAAGTGAGCAAGTGGCTCAATTGAAAAACAGCCCCTGCCCCGAGCAGTTAAAATGTTTTTTCCAATTTTTGCTTACCCTTGCTGGCGATAACAAGCAAACCGTGATAAGCGAGTTACTGTCAAGCATAACACTATTGACTAAAGAGCCTTTTATCACCATAAAACAACTGGCGAAAGATTTTCCGGGTGATATCGGAATTATCATGCCATTATTGCTCAATATTATTGAACTCAAACCGGGACAAGCGATGTTTTTAGCAGCACAAACACCGCATGCTTACCTCAGTGGCACCGGGCTGGAGTTAATGGCGAATTCAGATAATGTTTTGAGGGCGGGATTAACTCATAAACATATTGATATTACCGAATTAATCAATAATACCAGTTTTGTCAGCGCTCAAGCCGATCAATTATTGATACAACCGGTAATCAATCAAAATAAGATTGATTACCCCGTTCCGGTTAAAGATTTTAAGTTTGAAATTATCCAAAGTGACAATCAAACACGAAAAGATCAAGTCAGCTCGCCACAAATCCTATTGTGTTTACACGGCGTAGTCAGCTTATCAACGGCATCTGACACTATCACGCTAGCAAAAGGTGAAAGTGCATTTATTGCCTATCAAGCTCAACAATATACTTATCAAGGAGAAGGCATCTTAGCCAAAGCGTTTAATTAA
- a CDS encoding PTS system mannose/fructose/sorbose family transporter subunit IID, giving the protein MDKVINNQSRLTKKELRQIWYRWGFTHLSSMSYEKLQAHAWAFSYIPFAEKYYKDDPEAKRRLYIRHSMFYNTEPQTGQIINGIVASMEEEIALGKNVPEELPINIKATLMGPLAGIGDSLIQGIIVPILLSIAMGMAANGNPIGPLFYILAYGILGPLISYLSFFYGYKLGVNAIDNIIGDNVKRITDAFNILGIMVVGGLAAGNIVLNSTLEIPMGESMRSLQSVLDDIFPKILPLSMVLIAWWLVSAKQLSATKVILILTAITTVGVVLGIF; this is encoded by the coding sequence ATGGATAAAGTCATTAACAATCAATCAAGATTGACAAAAAAAGAGTTACGCCAAATTTGGTACCGCTGGGGATTTACCCATTTATCCTCAATGAGTTATGAAAAGTTACAGGCGCATGCCTGGGCATTTTCTTATATTCCCTTTGCTGAAAAATATTACAAAGACGATCCGGAAGCGAAACGGCGGTTATATATTCGGCATTCAATGTTTTATAACACCGAACCGCAAACCGGGCAGATCATTAATGGTATTGTCGCTTCTATGGAAGAAGAGATAGCCTTAGGCAAAAATGTCCCCGAAGAGCTACCGATCAATATCAAAGCCACCCTTATGGGGCCATTAGCCGGTATCGGTGATTCGCTTATTCAAGGCATTATTGTGCCGATTCTATTATCGATTGCTATGGGTATGGCAGCAAATGGCAATCCGATTGGACCTCTATTTTATATTCTCGCTTATGGGATTTTAGGTCCGCTTATCTCTTATTTAAGTTTCTTTTATGGGTATAAGCTAGGCGTTAACGCGATCGATAATATTATCGGGGATAATGTTAAACGCATTACCGATGCCTTTAATATACTTGGCATTATGGTGGTAGGCGGGCTGGCCGCCGGTAATATTGTACTTAACTCTACGCTGGAAATCCCGATGGGTGAGTCGATGCGATCATTGCAAAGTGTGCTTGATGATATCTTCCCGAAAATATTACCGCTGTCAATGGTGCTTATTGCTTGGTGGTTGGTGTCGGCAAAACAGCTTAGCGCAACGAAAGTTATTCTTATTTTAACAGCGATTACCACTGTTGGGGTGGTGTTGGGGATTTTTTAA
- a CDS encoding UvrD-helicase domain-containing protein codes for MFSWSQDELIQEQSNAILSDQNVLLVACPGSGKTRTLTYKIALELSKLDSEKKFIIAITYTNNAADEIRDRIELLGVDTQQLWIGTIHAFCLEWILRPYHQYLPDLKYGFSVINSYESEKILTDLCSTYTSEKLKITYWDCGYIATTSGDKLMCSNTRKHDVLNKIYEDYFNILEKSKQIDFEQILKFSYKLLEQEPKILMILNKLFSYILVDEYQDTKDIQYHILALIIKSDPKQTKIFIVGDPN; via the coding sequence ATGTTTAGTTGGAGCCAAGATGAATTAATACAGGAGCAATCGAATGCTATTTTAAGTGATCAGAACGTTCTTTTGGTGGCCTGCCCAGGGAGTGGAAAAACAAGAACACTAACCTATAAAATTGCTCTTGAACTGAGTAAATTAGATTCAGAAAAGAAATTTATTATTGCAATTACTTATACCAATAATGCAGCAGATGAAATTAGAGATAGAATTGAACTGCTAGGAGTTGATACTCAGCAACTTTGGATTGGAACAATACATGCATTTTGTTTGGAATGGATCTTACGACCATATCATCAATATTTACCAGATTTAAAATATGGGTTCAGTGTTATAAATTCTTATGAATCTGAAAAAATCTTAACAGATTTATGTAGCACATATACCTCTGAAAAACTTAAGATAACTTATTGGGATTGTGGTTATATAGCAACTACATCAGGCGATAAACTTATGTGCTCAAACACACGAAAGCACGATGTATTGAATAAAATATACGAAGACTATTTCAATATTCTTGAAAAGAGCAAGCAGATTGATTTTGAACAAATATTGAAGTTTTCTTATAAGTTATTAGAGCAAGAACCTAAAATTCTTATGATATTAAATAAGCTTTTCTCATACATTTTAGTTGATGAGTATCAAGATACTAAAGATATTCAATATCATATTTTAGCCCTAATTATAAAATCAGATCCAAAACAAACAAAAATATTTATTGTTGGAGATCCCAATTAG